The following are encoded in a window of Thermoanaerobaculia bacterium genomic DNA:
- a CDS encoding efflux RND transporter periplasmic adaptor subunit produces the protein MNPKRIVPIVLVLGLGGFALWHFVLAPPPEDNGLVASGTVEATDAQLGFQSPGRIAHVAPREGDRVAAGAELARLDTSELDARRAQALAQSQAMRAQLGELLAGSRREEIAQGRSALAAANDRVADAERDEARVRTLLEGRAVSREMLDKATLAVELARRQRDQATEQVALLEQGPRPERIAAARAQLAQAEAAVATFDATLANSRITAPFAGIVTLRHREPGEIVGAGAAVVTLLDPGDRWVRIFVPENRLGRVAIGQRAEITSDTFPGRRYDGEVSFIASSAEFTPKNVQTAEERVKLVYAVKVRITGDPAEELKPGLPADVRLVESR, from the coding sequence ATGAATCCGAAGCGCATCGTGCCCATCGTTCTCGTGCTCGGCCTGGGTGGCTTCGCCCTCTGGCATTTCGTTCTCGCGCCGCCGCCCGAGGACAACGGCCTGGTCGCCTCCGGCACGGTCGAGGCCACCGACGCCCAGCTCGGCTTCCAGTCCCCCGGGCGGATCGCGCACGTCGCGCCGCGCGAGGGCGATCGCGTCGCGGCCGGCGCCGAGCTCGCGCGGCTCGACACCAGCGAGCTCGACGCCCGGCGGGCGCAGGCGCTGGCGCAGTCTCAAGCGATGCGCGCCCAGCTGGGCGAGCTCCTCGCCGGTTCGCGCCGCGAAGAGATCGCCCAGGGGCGCTCGGCGCTCGCCGCCGCGAACGACCGCGTGGCCGATGCCGAGCGCGACGAGGCCCGCGTTCGCACGCTCCTCGAAGGGCGCGCCGTGTCGCGCGAAATGCTCGACAAGGCGACGCTCGCCGTCGAGCTCGCGCGGCGCCAACGCGACCAGGCCACCGAACAGGTGGCTCTCCTCGAGCAGGGACCGCGCCCGGAGCGCATCGCCGCCGCACGCGCCCAACTCGCCCAGGCCGAAGCAGCCGTCGCGACGTTCGACGCGACGCTCGCCAACAGCCGGATCACCGCCCCGTTCGCCGGCATCGTGACGCTGCGCCACCGCGAGCCCGGCGAGATCGTCGGCGCCGGCGCGGCCGTCGTGACGCTGCTCGATCCGGGCGACCGCTGGGTGCGCATCTTCGTCCCCGAGAACCGCCTCGGACGGGTCGCCATCGGCCAGCGTGCGGAGATCACCTCCGACACCTTCCCCGGCAGGCGCTACGACGGCGAGGTCTCCTTCATCGCCAGTTCCGCCGAGTTCACGCCCAAGAACGTGCAGACCGCCGAGGAGCGCGTGAAGCTCGTCTACGCGGTCAAGGTCCGCATCACCGGCGATCCCGCGGAGGAGTTGAAGCCCGGCCTGCCCGCCGACGTCAGGCTGGTGGAGAGCCGGTGA
- a CDS encoding TolC family protein, with protein sequence MIQVARRSSKPGTMPRWLLSLLLSPTLLHAYPAPPVPASSEETPLTLSAAVERALGRYPAVTAARLRVAEAAEATGEVAASHGPIVKLNASALGYDDPMITSPIHSFHPTEIPPFNDTLAQGSLNVTYTLFDSGARRERTRQAEAQAAAAGAALSATEQAIAARVAAAYAGALARSEIFAAQQARAEALTLELDRARQLFAVGKAAEVETLRADAALAAAEAERTRAASALDSAERDLARLLSAAPEATRAGRLAPWKTPAPRAETRGELQALAVAAGPAVEQARQQILAAEAARGLARSAYFPKLDLVGALQEFREAESSYVTDWNAGVQLVVPLWDGGQTGRRVARAAAQRDTATALLAQSELDAHEAVDRALSTLADAGARASALGRAADRLAEVARVQRLLLEVGSGTQVDYLAALAELAATRASATESRTAVLLSHVELARLAGELSPDWFRRTLEIAP encoded by the coding sequence GAGGTCCAGCAAGCCCGGAACGATGCCCAGGTGGCTCCTCTCCCTCCTCCTCTCCCCGACCCTGCTCCACGCCTACCCGGCCCCGCCCGTGCCGGCATCGTCGGAGGAAACCCCGCTCACGCTCTCCGCCGCGGTCGAACGCGCCCTCGGCCGCTATCCGGCGGTCACCGCGGCGCGATTGCGGGTGGCCGAGGCGGCGGAGGCCACCGGCGAAGTCGCGGCGAGCCACGGCCCGATCGTCAAGCTCAACGCCTCGGCGCTCGGCTACGACGACCCGATGATCACCAGCCCGATCCATTCGTTCCATCCCACCGAGATTCCGCCGTTCAACGACACCCTCGCCCAGGGTTCGCTCAACGTCACCTACACGCTGTTCGACTCCGGCGCCCGGCGCGAGCGCACCCGCCAGGCGGAGGCCCAGGCGGCCGCCGCCGGCGCCGCGCTTTCCGCCACCGAGCAGGCGATCGCCGCGCGGGTCGCTGCGGCCTATGCGGGGGCCCTCGCACGCAGCGAGATCTTCGCCGCACAGCAGGCGCGGGCAGAGGCGCTGACCCTCGAGCTCGACCGGGCGCGCCAGCTCTTCGCCGTCGGCAAGGCCGCCGAGGTCGAGACGCTGCGCGCCGATGCTGCGCTCGCCGCCGCCGAGGCCGAGCGGACGCGCGCTGCGAGCGCTCTCGACAGCGCCGAACGCGATCTCGCGCGCCTCCTTTCCGCCGCGCCCGAGGCGACGCGGGCCGGGCGGCTCGCACCCTGGAAGACGCCGGCTCCCCGGGCCGAGACCCGGGGCGAGCTGCAGGCGCTCGCGGTGGCCGCCGGCCCCGCGGTCGAACAGGCCCGTCAGCAGATTCTCGCGGCGGAAGCGGCCCGGGGCCTGGCGCGCAGCGCCTACTTTCCCAAGCTCGACCTGGTGGGCGCCCTGCAGGAGTTCCGCGAGGCCGAGAGCTCGTACGTGACGGACTGGAACGCCGGCGTGCAGCTGGTCGTTCCGCTCTGGGACGGCGGACAGACAGGCCGGCGCGTCGCCCGGGCCGCAGCGCAGCGCGACACCGCCACGGCGCTCCTCGCCCAGAGCGAGCTCGATGCGCACGAAGCGGTCGACCGCGCCCTCTCCACGCTCGCCGACGCCGGCGCCCGCGCGAGCGCGCTCGGCCGCGCCGCCGACCGGCTGGCGGAGGTCGCGCGCGTCCAGAGGCTCCTGCTCGAGGTCGGCTCCGGCACCCAGGTCGACTACCTCGCCGCCCTTGCCGAGCTCGCCGCGACCCGCGCCAGCGCCACCGAATCCCGTACCGCCGTCCTGCTCTCCCATGTCGAGCTCGCGCGCCTCGCCGGAGAGCTCTCCCCCGACTGGTTCCGTCGCACCCTGGAGATCGCGCCATGA
- a CDS encoding ATP-binding cassette domain-containing protein encodes MRRATTAAVSADTGVAAAAISVRGLARSFTAPGGKAARVAVAGLDFDVRPGELFGLVGPDGAGKTTTLRMLAGVLRPSAGDAILDGISVVADPEAVKPRLAYMSQRFGLYTDLTVDENLDFYADLFG; translated from the coding sequence ATGCGCCGCGCGACCACCGCGGCCGTGAGCGCCGATACCGGCGTCGCTGCGGCGGCGATCTCGGTGCGCGGTCTCGCGCGAAGCTTCACGGCACCGGGGGGGAAGGCGGCGCGTGTCGCCGTCGCCGGGCTCGACTTCGACGTGCGTCCCGGCGAGCTCTTCGGGCTCGTCGGCCCCGACGGCGCCGGCAAGACGACCACCCTGCGCATGCTCGCCGGCGTCCTCCGGCCGAGCGCCGGCGACGCGATCCTCGACGGCATCTCGGTGGTCGCCGACCCGGAGGCCGTGAAGCCCCGGCTCGCCTACATGTCCCAGCGCTTCGGGCTCTACACCGACCTCACCGTCGACGAGAATCTCGACTTCTATGCCGATCTCTTCGGGG